A genomic region of Micromonospora sp. NBRC 110009 contains the following coding sequences:
- a CDS encoding glycosyltransferase family 39 protein has product MRNSAPDATVMFDGPKPLNDATVNFDRPVVRDDATVLIDRIRPDGLDGPEASSIRRLGVVRTVLLATPAGITATALGVVGAADRQMWNDEYATWHASTLGIDDFVRLLQKVDTVHALYYVFMHAWIAAFGDSPLALRGPSIAATAITAGVLTLLGRRLFSAPVGLTAGLLFAIIPSVSRYAQEARSYAAVTAVAVVATVLLLRALECPRWGRWFLYGVTVAALAWLNFVALLVLAPHGLLFWRAAHRAQNLRVWRGLAAVTVLVVAALPLLSRASQQSGQISWIKAKPLLDLPQSLFASQTIAVIVLAAAAVGALVLHWAHRFNLAVLLAWTVLPPAFCYATFDMLHLLLARYLLFTLPAWALLAAVTVNALVIALPARRTTTVASVIIGITAVATVAYIGLPDQREVRRSPVVGQPDYRGAILAIRDQAQPGDGIAYNDVFGELSGLGRKATRYELRHDDAPRDVFLEVSAAVRGSFSGRECDDWSACLGDTQRLWLVSTTTSRDPFDGLSDPRKALLRGQFTASAPQQFQGVRVVLLTRAGSVRVPNSK; this is encoded by the coding sequence ATGAGGAACAGCGCCCCCGACGCCACTGTCATGTTCGATGGGCCCAAGCCGCTCAACGACGCCACCGTCAACTTCGACAGGCCCGTTGTACGCGATGACGCTACCGTCCTGATCGACCGCATCCGGCCCGATGGGCTCGACGGGCCCGAGGCCAGCTCGATCCGCCGCCTCGGCGTTGTGCGCACTGTGCTGCTCGCCACGCCCGCGGGCATCACCGCGACCGCCCTGGGCGTCGTCGGCGCCGCCGATCGGCAGATGTGGAACGACGAGTACGCCACCTGGCACGCGAGCACTCTGGGGATCGACGACTTCGTCAGGCTGCTGCAGAAGGTGGACACTGTCCACGCGCTCTACTACGTGTTCATGCACGCGTGGATCGCTGCGTTCGGGGACTCTCCGCTCGCGCTGCGCGGCCCTTCCATCGCCGCCACCGCCATCACGGCCGGCGTGCTCACCCTGCTCGGCCGGCGGCTGTTCAGCGCCCCGGTCGGCCTCACCGCCGGACTGCTGTTCGCGATCATCCCGTCGGTGTCCCGCTATGCCCAGGAGGCCCGGTCGTACGCCGCGGTCACCGCCGTCGCTGTCGTCGCCACCGTCCTGCTGCTCCGCGCCCTTGAATGCCCGAGGTGGGGGCGGTGGTTCCTGTACGGCGTGACCGTGGCCGCGCTCGCATGGCTGAACTTCGTGGCGCTGCTGGTCCTCGCGCCCCACGGGCTGCTGTTCTGGCGCGCCGCCCACCGCGCCCAGAACCTGCGGGTGTGGCGCGGCCTCGCCGCCGTGACCGTCCTGGTCGTGGCGGCGCTACCGCTACTGTCGAGGGCGTCGCAGCAGTCCGGGCAGATCAGCTGGATCAAGGCCAAGCCTCTTCTCGACCTGCCGCAGTCGCTGTTCGCATCGCAGACCATCGCCGTCATCGTGCTCGCCGCGGCCGCAGTCGGCGCGCTCGTGCTCCACTGGGCACACCGCTTCAACCTCGCCGTCCTGCTGGCCTGGACCGTACTGCCGCCAGCGTTCTGCTACGCGACATTCGACATGCTGCACCTACTCCTGGCCCGCTACCTGCTGTTCACTCTGCCCGCATGGGCGCTGCTCGCCGCAGTCACCGTCAACGCCCTCGTCATCGCGTTGCCGGCCCGGCGCACAACGACCGTCGCCTCCGTCATCATCGGCATTACCGCAGTGGCGACGGTCGCCTACATCGGGCTCCCCGACCAACGCGAGGTCCGCCGGTCGCCGGTGGTCGGCCAGCCGGACTACCGAGGCGCGATCCTCGCCATCCGGGACCAGGCGCAGCCTGGCGACGGTATCGCCTACAACGACGTGTTCGGCGAACTGTCCGGCCTCGGCCGCAAGGCGACCCGATACGAGCTACGCCACGACGACGCGCCCCGCGACGTGTTCCTGGAGGTGTCAGCGGCCGTACGCGGGTCGTTCTCCGGCCGCGAGTGCGACGACTGGTCGGCCTGCCTCGGCGACACGCAGCGGCTCTGGCTGGTCAGCACCACGACCTCCCGTGACCCGTTCGACGGACTGAGCGACCCACGCAAAGCACTACTGCGCGGCCAGTTCACCGCTTCGGCTCCTCAGCAGTTTCAGGGCGTGCGGGTAGTGCTGCTGACGCGCGCAGGATCCGTCCGCGTGCCAAACTCGAAATGA
- a CDS encoding glycoside hydrolase family 26 protein, protein MVAKTSDVLGTGPVFGINMADRTKHALDAVHAATGCRPTWVQFFVSVAAGVTVEDIRKNPGTPLMSLEPWRAGEGPDQPDFTLRATIDGKWDREYLKIARAVVQYRDVIMLRFAHEMNGRWYPWGPVAGNTPAEYTQAWRHVVALFRHAGATNVLWVWSPNILRGAVKTPVDAYYPGNEWVDFVGVTGYGVREHSPEVTYAKTFAQIRATTDKPIILTETGAQHGPAKLSWIRAFGPWLRANPDVAGFVWSQRKRGQGGTADWRFDDDPANLAAFKATLSAGRVPCQP, encoded by the coding sequence GTGGTAGCCAAGACCAGCGACGTGCTGGGCACGGGGCCGGTGTTCGGGATCAACATGGCAGACCGCACCAAACATGCGCTCGACGCGGTCCACGCCGCTACCGGGTGTCGGCCGACGTGGGTGCAGTTCTTCGTGTCGGTCGCCGCAGGAGTGACGGTGGAGGACATCCGGAAAAATCCGGGCACGCCGCTGATGTCGCTAGAGCCGTGGCGGGCCGGCGAAGGCCCCGACCAGCCGGACTTCACGTTGCGCGCGACGATCGACGGCAAATGGGACCGGGAGTACCTAAAGATCGCCCGCGCCGTCGTTCAGTACCGCGACGTCATCATGCTGCGGTTCGCGCACGAGATGAACGGCCGGTGGTACCCGTGGGGCCCAGTGGCAGGCAACACCCCCGCCGAGTACACACAGGCATGGCGACACGTCGTCGCCCTGTTCCGCCACGCCGGCGCCACCAATGTGCTGTGGGTGTGGTCGCCGAACATCCTCCGCGGCGCTGTCAAGACCCCCGTCGACGCCTACTACCCGGGAAACGAGTGGGTGGACTTTGTCGGCGTCACCGGCTACGGCGTCCGCGAACACAGCCCCGAGGTGACCTACGCCAAGACCTTCGCCCAGATCCGGGCCACCACCGACAAGCCGATCATCCTCACCGAGACCGGCGCACAGCACGGTCCCGCCAAGCTGTCGTGGATTCGCGCCTTCGGGCCGTGGCTGCGCGCCAACCCCGACGTCGCCGGCTTCGTGTGGAGTCAACGGAAGCGCGGCCAGGGCGGCACCGCCGACTGGCGATTCGACGACGATCCGGCCAACCTCGCCGCGTTCAAGGCCACCCTTTCGGCCGGCCGCGTGCCGTGCCAACCGTGA
- a CDS encoding glycosyltransferase family 2 protein: MLFLAFAGVMYGMTRMAIQTWWTSPLFVIIAVQIGGVAISLLSSTRKRRSNLAEHRARIAAYRPARYPSVDVFLPTAGEDLQILANTYQHVSRLRWPGVMTVYVLDDSDRLAVRELAERHGFRYLVRPNRPIMKKAGNLAYGFAYSNGELIHVFDADFAPREDMTLEIAPYFEDPKIGIVQTPQYFDVKHPDFNWLQRAAGATQELFYRWIQPARDAVDAAICVGTNAIYRRAALMAGGGFAQIGHSEDVHTGVNMAKAGYVTRYVPVNLAKGVCPDDFDGFAPQQYRWCTGSMSLLGDPRFHRSPLTVKQKLCFWTGFLYYITTSLAVFTVPIPGLLMAWFFPQYIKPANYLPLVGAVVVWAFMMPVVTHGRWTPAVVRIQLLIGFCHTVALFDFLRERTAAWVPTGAAKGAPIAKRVFRLLRTWLLTVHLLLWLGLALGAATYGIDRYWASILLTLPSMYFTVPLLLGNAGLRRRRPLPAPGRSAVALGRNKPTRQPQPATPVRVKA; encoded by the coding sequence GTGCTGTTCCTCGCGTTCGCCGGCGTGATGTACGGCATGACCCGGATGGCCATCCAAACGTGGTGGACGAGCCCGCTATTCGTGATCATCGCGGTGCAGATCGGCGGGGTCGCGATCAGCCTTCTGTCCAGCACTCGCAAGCGCCGCAGCAACCTGGCCGAGCACAGGGCCCGTATCGCAGCCTACCGGCCCGCCCGGTACCCGTCGGTCGACGTGTTCCTACCCACGGCCGGCGAAGACCTACAGATCCTCGCCAACACCTACCAGCACGTCTCGCGGCTCCGGTGGCCCGGGGTCATGACGGTGTACGTCCTCGACGACTCTGACCGGCTCGCCGTGCGGGAGCTTGCAGAGAGGCACGGGTTCCGCTATCTGGTACGCCCCAATCGGCCCATCATGAAGAAGGCTGGGAACCTCGCCTACGGGTTCGCCTACTCCAACGGGGAGCTGATTCACGTCTTCGACGCCGACTTCGCGCCGCGCGAGGACATGACTCTGGAAATCGCCCCCTACTTCGAGGACCCGAAGATCGGCATAGTCCAGACACCGCAGTACTTCGACGTCAAGCACCCGGACTTCAACTGGCTGCAGCGCGCGGCCGGGGCCACCCAGGAGCTGTTCTACCGGTGGATCCAGCCCGCCCGAGACGCGGTCGACGCGGCGATCTGCGTCGGCACCAACGCGATCTACCGGCGCGCCGCGCTGATGGCCGGGGGCGGCTTCGCGCAGATCGGGCACAGCGAGGACGTCCACACCGGAGTGAACATGGCAAAGGCCGGCTACGTCACCCGCTACGTGCCGGTGAATCTCGCGAAGGGCGTGTGCCCCGACGACTTCGACGGGTTCGCCCCGCAGCAGTACCGCTGGTGCACCGGATCGATGAGCCTGCTCGGCGACCCCAGGTTCCACCGCTCGCCGCTGACGGTCAAGCAAAAGCTGTGCTTCTGGACCGGATTCCTCTACTACATCACCACATCACTGGCGGTGTTCACGGTGCCGATCCCCGGTCTGCTCATGGCGTGGTTCTTCCCCCAGTACATCAAGCCGGCCAACTACCTGCCGCTGGTCGGCGCGGTGGTGGTATGGGCATTCATGATGCCCGTCGTCACGCACGGCCGGTGGACACCGGCGGTCGTACGCATCCAGCTGCTCATCGGGTTCTGCCACACCGTGGCTCTCTTCGACTTCCTGCGGGAACGCACCGCCGCCTGGGTCCCGACCGGGGCGGCGAAGGGCGCGCCAATCGCCAAGCGCGTGTTCCGCCTGCTCCGGACGTGGCTGCTGACCGTGCACCTGCTGCTATGGCTCGGGCTCGCACTCGGCGCCGCCACCTACGGCATCGACCGGTACTGGGCGTCGATACTGCTCACGCTGCCATCAATGTACTTCACCGTCCCGCTGCTCCTCGGCAACGCAGGGCTGCGCCGACGGCGGCCTCTCCCCGCCCCAGGCCGTTCGGCAGTGGCGCTTGGTCGCAACAAGCCGACCCGTCAGCCGCAGCCCGCGACGCCCGTGCGAGTGAAAGCATGA
- a CDS encoding ScyD/ScyE family protein — protein sequence MAVAAMALVLPSATPAAAATASAPIVDGLAGPLQLAVGSDGTVYVSQSFAGKLTAVGKKGTTDLVSTPGAEIAGVAADGRGTVTFTTSGESEDGFFAEVRRVVASGKVRTLGNVGEYEATVNPDQVNSYGFQGLAPGCAEQVPAEIGGDPYPGIVESHPYSVAILPDGSRIVGDAAGNDIVRVAPNGGISTVAVLPPQPFVITAEIAAGLGLPGCTVGKTYNFEPVPTDVELGPDGLLYVSSLPGGPEDSSLGARGSVYSVNLATGHIAKLAGGFLTATNLAVAPDGTIYVAELLGNRISTVSAGGAEPFAEVPTPAALEWANGKLYATVDAFGNGSVVTFTP from the coding sequence GTGGCCGTTGCGGCCATGGCGTTGGTGTTGCCTTCGGCGACGCCCGCGGCGGCCGCAACCGCATCCGCCCCGATCGTCGACGGTCTAGCCGGGCCGCTCCAACTGGCGGTGGGGAGTGACGGGACGGTCTACGTCTCCCAGTCCTTCGCGGGGAAACTGACGGCGGTCGGAAAGAAGGGTACGACCGACCTCGTGTCGACGCCCGGCGCGGAGATCGCGGGTGTCGCCGCGGACGGCCGGGGAACGGTGACCTTCACCACCAGTGGCGAGAGTGAGGACGGCTTCTTCGCCGAGGTGAGGCGCGTTGTGGCCAGCGGGAAGGTGCGGACTCTCGGCAACGTCGGCGAGTACGAGGCCACCGTCAACCCCGACCAGGTCAACAGCTATGGCTTCCAGGGGCTCGCACCGGGGTGCGCGGAGCAGGTGCCGGCGGAAATCGGCGGCGATCCCTACCCCGGGATTGTCGAGTCCCATCCGTACTCCGTCGCGATCCTGCCGGACGGGTCGCGCATCGTCGGCGATGCGGCAGGCAACGATATCGTCCGCGTCGCACCCAACGGCGGAATCAGCACGGTCGCGGTGCTGCCTCCCCAGCCGTTCGTCATCACCGCAGAGATTGCTGCCGGCCTCGGGCTGCCCGGATGCACCGTCGGCAAGACCTACAACTTCGAGCCGGTACCCACGGACGTCGAGCTCGGTCCGGACGGTTTGCTCTACGTGTCGAGCCTGCCCGGCGGCCCGGAGGATTCCAGCCTTGGCGCGCGAGGTTCCGTCTACTCGGTCAACCTCGCCACCGGTCACATCGCGAAGCTCGCCGGGGGTTTCCTCACCGCGACGAACCTCGCCGTCGCCCCGGACGGCACAATCTACGTCGCGGAACTGTTGGGCAACCGCATCTCCACCGTCTCTGCTGGCGGTGCCGAGCCTTTTGCAGAAGTGCCGACCCCGGCCGCGCTCGAGTGGGCCAACGGCAAGCTGTACGCAACCGTCGACGCCTTCGGTAACGGGTCGGTGGTGACCTTCACGCCCTGA
- the pepN gene encoding aminopeptidase N: protein MAGARSLTQAEARERAELLAVERYDIDVDLTHLLEGEEFRATSTITFRSLTSGSGTFVDCVAEVEEVTLNGEPVDLDAVRDGRIALAGLKERNTLVVSSVQRQTGRGSGVHRAVDPSDGLVYVWTTFEPDDARRAWACFDQPDLKAPFAITVIAPADWTVLSNSGDPTVSEPSDGARTWAFPDTPPMSTYIPVVNAGPLHELRSQRGGYDLGLYARRSLASMLERDAEELFAITAAGLAFYGKRFELPLPQRRYDQVFMPEFGGAMENYGCVTWSDVFVYREPPTFVERQLRAQILLHEMAHMWFGDMVTMRWWDDLWLNESFADWACAWSAANATEFTDIWTTFLANDKQSAYLADRAPTTHPIRQRITDTDAAAASFDAITYPKGASVLKQLVAFVGEDRFVEGLRAYFRKHLWGNATLEDLFAELESVSGRDLASWRKTWLETSGTDRLTLERHGDMVALRAVGPDRSEPRPHVLQIGLYDGRDDAFTLRSSVSVEVRGELTPLSLDEADLLLLNDDDLTFASARPDPATLRTLVDHSGRLPTAMARTLAVTTVWDMLTTGEVTTADFVRCATGALLRESADAVVEPLLTLAVRAGEYWSPDSARDDLLASIADTCLALASEPAREQVAMRMLARTATTAQQLSQLEERATTPDLKWRRLSRLAELGRVHLAEVDALEREDPNPDAWVKAVLVRAAQPTREAKQAAWEALVEQRRVPAGMMWEAGRAFWRPSAGEVLRPFVDAYIAAMPSMHEGGMLWAMVLSSAMFPVVDVDESAANQLEETASGAGVGALVSKRVRERVDELRRMLRARQE from the coding sequence ATGGCGGGGGCACGCAGTCTGACGCAGGCCGAGGCGCGGGAACGTGCTGAGCTGCTCGCGGTCGAGAGGTATGACATCGATGTCGATCTGACCCATCTGCTTGAGGGGGAGGAGTTCCGAGCGACCTCGACGATCACATTTCGAAGCCTGACGTCCGGCTCGGGGACCTTTGTCGACTGTGTCGCTGAGGTGGAAGAGGTCACGCTCAACGGCGAGCCGGTGGATCTGGACGCCGTCCGCGACGGACGCATCGCCTTGGCCGGCTTGAAGGAGCGGAACACTCTCGTCGTCTCGTCCGTACAGCGCCAGACCGGCCGCGGGTCGGGGGTGCACCGGGCGGTCGACCCGTCAGATGGCTTGGTCTACGTCTGGACGACCTTCGAGCCCGACGACGCCCGCCGAGCCTGGGCGTGCTTCGACCAGCCCGACCTAAAGGCGCCCTTCGCGATCACGGTCATCGCTCCGGCCGACTGGACGGTGCTGAGCAACTCTGGTGACCCCACGGTGAGTGAACCGTCAGACGGTGCCAGGACGTGGGCCTTTCCGGACACGCCGCCGATGTCGACGTACATCCCGGTCGTCAACGCCGGGCCGCTCCACGAGTTGCGCTCGCAGCGGGGCGGTTACGACCTCGGCCTCTACGCCCGCAGGTCGTTGGCGTCGATGCTTGAGCGGGACGCGGAAGAGCTGTTCGCCATCACGGCGGCGGGGCTCGCCTTTTACGGAAAGCGGTTCGAGTTGCCGCTTCCGCAGCGCCGCTACGACCAGGTGTTCATGCCCGAGTTCGGCGGCGCCATGGAGAACTACGGCTGCGTGACGTGGTCGGACGTCTTCGTCTACCGGGAGCCGCCCACGTTCGTGGAGCGGCAGCTGCGGGCCCAGATCCTGCTGCACGAGATGGCGCACATGTGGTTCGGCGACATGGTGACGATGCGCTGGTGGGACGACCTGTGGCTCAACGAGTCGTTCGCCGACTGGGCCTGTGCCTGGTCCGCGGCGAACGCCACGGAGTTCACCGACATCTGGACCACGTTCCTCGCCAACGACAAGCAGTCCGCCTACCTTGCCGACAGGGCGCCGACCACGCATCCGATCAGGCAGCGGATCACCGACACCGACGCGGCCGCCGCCAGCTTCGACGCGATCACCTACCCGAAGGGCGCGAGCGTACTCAAGCAGCTCGTCGCGTTCGTCGGCGAGGACCGGTTCGTCGAGGGCCTGCGGGCGTATTTCCGCAAGCACCTGTGGGGGAACGCCACGCTGGAGGACCTGTTCGCGGAACTCGAGAGCGTGAGCGGGCGCGACCTGGCGTCTTGGCGCAAGACCTGGCTGGAAACCTCGGGGACCGACCGGCTCACGCTGGAGAGGCACGGCGACATGGTGGCACTCCGCGCCGTCGGACCTGACCGGAGCGAGCCGCGGCCGCATGTGCTGCAGATCGGGCTGTACGACGGCCGGGACGATGCCTTCACCCTCCGCAGCTCTGTCTCGGTGGAGGTCCGTGGAGAGCTCACACCGCTCTCCCTCGACGAGGCGGATCTCCTTCTGCTCAACGACGACGATCTGACGTTCGCCTCCGCCCGGCCGGATCCGGCCACCCTCCGCACCCTGGTCGACCACTCCGGTCGACTCCCGACCGCGATGGCTCGCACGCTCGCGGTGACCACTGTCTGGGACATGCTCACCACCGGGGAGGTCACCACCGCGGACTTCGTGCGCTGCGCGACCGGAGCGCTGCTGCGGGAGTCGGCTGACGCGGTCGTGGAGCCGCTGTTGACGCTCGCGGTGAGGGCGGGGGAGTACTGGTCGCCCGACAGCGCCCGGGACGACCTGCTCGCCTCGATCGCGGACACCTGCCTCGCCCTGGCCTCGGAACCGGCCCGGGAGCAGGTTGCGATGCGGATGCTGGCCCGAACCGCCACCACGGCGCAGCAGTTGTCGCAGCTCGAGGAGCGGGCGACCACGCCGGACCTGAAGTGGCGAAGGTTGTCCCGGCTGGCCGAGCTCGGCAGGGTCCATCTGGCCGAGGTCGACGCCCTGGAACGGGAGGACCCCAATCCTGATGCCTGGGTCAAGGCCGTGTTGGTGCGGGCGGCACAGCCGACCCGGGAGGCCAAGCAGGCGGCCTGGGAGGCGCTGGTCGAGCAGCGGCGGGTGCCCGCGGGGATGATGTGGGAGGCCGGTCGTGCCTTCTGGCGCCCGTCGGCGGGAGAGGTCCTCCGTCCCTTCGTCGACGCCTACATCGCGGCGATGCCCTCCATGCACGAGGGCGGCATGCTCTGGGCAATGGTGCTGTCGTCGGCGATGTTCCCGGTGGTCGACGTGGACGAGTCGGCGGCCAACCAGCTCGAGGAAACGGCGAGCGGTGCAGGAGTCGGCGCCCTGGTGTCGAAGAGGGTGCGGGAGCGTGTTGACGAGCTGCGCCGGATGCTGAGGGCCCGACAGGAGTAG
- a CDS encoding sensor histidine kinase produces MTITWRTLARDAALPVALAVVGVAEMAALRPRLWGYGAVLEVVACILLVFRRRNPLVLATLAAVVLLAIPWVGPQLDEASVPIPIWALAVFSLARWVRDLRGLVGVAVMAAVVLADYAFVDQRHHNWSDVIFVAALIAPPYVLGRLTRRLAEQKGLLEHNQELVKREAVRAERDRIARELHDVIAHSVSAMVVQTAAAQDLVRSDPDRAEQILATVAATGRRALSETGRLLHVIRDHAGELGLQPAPGLADLPELVERFRADGLNVAVDVDEPLPVLPVGVDVSAYRIVQEALTNALRYGADRTAALRLSCTPTALTIRASNPSNGSNGLGSGLGLLGIAERVSLLGGTLSHGTGSDGSFQLDATLPVATP; encoded by the coding sequence GTGACCATTACATGGCGAACCCTCGCGCGAGACGCCGCACTGCCGGTGGCGCTCGCCGTGGTCGGTGTCGCCGAGATGGCGGCGTTGCGCCCTCGGCTGTGGGGGTACGGCGCCGTGCTCGAGGTCGTGGCCTGCATCCTGCTGGTCTTCCGACGGCGCAACCCGCTGGTGCTGGCGACGCTCGCCGCCGTGGTGCTGCTGGCGATTCCCTGGGTCGGCCCGCAGCTCGACGAGGCCAGCGTTCCGATCCCGATCTGGGCCCTGGCGGTGTTCTCGCTCGCCCGCTGGGTGCGCGACCTGCGCGGGTTGGTCGGCGTCGCGGTGATGGCGGCGGTGGTATTAGCCGACTACGCGTTCGTCGATCAGCGCCACCACAACTGGTCTGACGTGATCTTCGTGGCCGCGCTGATCGCGCCGCCGTACGTCCTGGGCCGGCTGACCCGAAGGCTGGCCGAGCAGAAGGGGCTGCTCGAGCACAACCAGGAATTGGTCAAGCGCGAGGCGGTGCGCGCCGAGCGGGACCGAATTGCCCGCGAGCTGCACGACGTGATCGCGCACTCCGTCAGCGCCATGGTGGTGCAGACCGCCGCCGCCCAGGACTTAGTCCGCAGCGACCCCGACCGCGCCGAACAGATCCTCGCGACGGTCGCCGCGACCGGGCGGCGCGCCCTGTCCGAGACCGGGAGGCTGCTGCACGTGATCCGTGACCACGCCGGCGAGCTGGGCCTGCAGCCGGCCCCGGGCCTGGCGGACCTGCCCGAGCTCGTCGAGCGGTTCCGCGCCGACGGCCTGAACGTCGCCGTCGACGTGGATGAGCCGCTGCCCGTGCTGCCGGTCGGCGTCGACGTCTCGGCGTACCGGATCGTCCAGGAGGCGCTGACCAACGCGCTGCGCTACGGCGCGGATCGGACCGCCGCCCTCCGCCTCTCCTGCACACCCACAGCTCTCACGATCCGCGCCTCGAATCCGAGCAACGGCAGCAACGGACTGGGAAGCGGGCTCGGGCTGCTCGGCATCGCCGAGCGCGTCTCGCTGCTCGGCGGCACCTTGTCGCACGGCACCGGCAGCGACGGCAGTTTCCAGCTCGACGCGACCCTCCCGGTGGCCACGCCATGA
- a CDS encoding response regulator, whose translation MTSVVVADDQDLVRSGLEMVLRARDIDVVGLAADGREAVETVRRTRPDVVLMDIRMPVLDGIAATARITDAGLPSRVLVLTTYDLDAYVYGALKAGAAGFLLKATPPDRLVAGVETVAAGESLLAPSLTRRLIEEHVRRPPPVDGVPTPLATLTERELEVFTLIARGLANDEIAAHLVVADTTVKTHVNRILAKLAMTSRVQLVVLAYETGLIRPGDGAAPWAASENHRGPR comes from the coding sequence ATGACCAGCGTCGTCGTCGCCGACGATCAGGACCTCGTCCGCTCCGGCCTGGAGATGGTGCTCAGGGCCCGCGACATCGACGTGGTGGGGCTGGCCGCGGACGGCCGCGAGGCGGTGGAGACAGTACGACGCACGCGGCCAGATGTCGTGCTCATGGACATCCGGATGCCAGTGCTCGATGGCATCGCGGCCACCGCGCGGATCACCGACGCTGGCCTCCCGTCGCGGGTGCTGGTCCTGACGACGTACGACCTCGACGCGTACGTCTACGGCGCGCTCAAGGCCGGGGCCGCCGGCTTCCTGTTGAAGGCGACGCCACCAGACCGGCTCGTTGCGGGGGTGGAAACGGTCGCGGCGGGGGAGTCCCTGCTCGCGCCGTCACTGACCCGACGGCTGATCGAAGAGCATGTACGGCGTCCCCCGCCCGTGGACGGGGTGCCCACGCCGCTCGCGACCCTCACCGAGCGGGAACTGGAGGTGTTCACGCTGATCGCGCGGGGGTTGGCGAACGACGAGATCGCCGCGCACCTGGTGGTGGCGGACACGACGGTCAAGACACACGTAAACCGGATCCTAGCCAAGCTCGCGATGACCAGCCGGGTGCAGCTGGTCGTGCTGGCGTACGAGACCGGGCTCATACGCCCCGGAGACGGTGCCGCCCCGTGGGCAGCGTCCGAGAACCACCGTGGGCCTCGCTGA